The following are encoded together in the Micromonospora lupini genome:
- a CDS encoding mannose-1-phosphate guanylyltransferase, whose product MLYAVIPAGGSGTRLWPLSRAGHPKFLHPLTGTSASLLQATVERLAPLTTPDRTLVVTGAAHVAAVARQLTGLPEENILVEPSPRDSCAAIALAAAVIAQRDPDAVMGSFAADHLIRDPDSWVRTVQEAVRGAEHGMLMTVGITPTRPETGYGYLETGDETEGTPWRTVAEFKEKPAAEVAEAYVRSGRHLWNASMFVWRVDVFLAELARQQPALHAGVTAIAAAWGTPEQDDVLGTVWPTLPKISVDYAVMEGAATAGRVATVPGDFGWNDVGDFHTLGDVLPADDAGNVVLGTDAKPGVLLRDTANLVVVPQSGRLVAVLGVRDLIVVDTPDAVLVCPRDRAQDVKLLVDELKERGEEGYV is encoded by the coding sequence ATGCTTTATGCGGTCATCCCGGCAGGTGGCAGCGGCACAAGGTTGTGGCCGTTGTCCCGCGCCGGCCACCCCAAGTTCCTCCACCCGCTGACCGGCACCAGCGCCTCGCTGCTCCAGGCGACCGTGGAACGGCTCGCGCCGCTCACCACGCCGGATCGGACCCTTGTGGTCACCGGCGCCGCGCACGTCGCGGCGGTCGCCCGGCAGCTGACCGGGCTGCCGGAGGAGAACATCCTGGTCGAGCCGTCCCCTCGGGATTCCTGTGCGGCGATCGCGCTGGCCGCGGCGGTGATCGCGCAGCGTGACCCGGACGCGGTGATGGGCAGCTTCGCGGCCGACCACCTGATCCGCGACCCCGACAGCTGGGTGCGCACGGTGCAGGAGGCGGTCCGGGGGGCCGAGCACGGCATGCTGATGACTGTCGGCATCACCCCGACCAGGCCGGAGACCGGCTACGGCTACCTGGAGACCGGCGACGAGACCGAGGGCACGCCGTGGCGCACGGTGGCCGAGTTCAAGGAGAAGCCGGCCGCAGAGGTCGCCGAGGCGTACGTCCGTTCGGGCCGGCACCTGTGGAACGCGAGCATGTTCGTGTGGCGGGTGGACGTGTTCCTCGCCGAGTTGGCCCGCCAGCAGCCGGCGCTGCACGCGGGCGTCACGGCGATCGCCGCCGCCTGGGGCACCCCGGAGCAGGACGACGTGCTCGGCACGGTCTGGCCGACGCTGCCGAAGATCTCCGTCGACTACGCGGTGATGGAGGGCGCGGCCACAGCGGGTCGGGTCGCCACCGTGCCGGGCGACTTCGGCTGGAACGACGTCGGTGACTTCCACACCCTGGGTGACGTGCTGCCGGCCGACGACGCGGGCAACGTGGTGCTCGGCACCGACGCCAAGCCGGGCGTGCTCCTGCGGGACACCGCCAACCTGGTGGTGGTGCCGCAGTCGGGTCGTTTGGTGGCCGTCCTCGGTGTGCGCGACCTGATCGTGGTGGACACTCCCGATGCGGTGCTGGTCTGCCCGCGCGACCGGGCCCAGGACGTCAAGCTCCTGGTCGACGAGCTGAAGGAGCGGGGCGAAGAGGGCTACGTCTGA
- a CDS encoding NUDIX hydrolase: MHADAVALLEGWQPTSPAAADTRDQTLALLAAGPVAMTRQHRPGHVTASTLVLDPTGSRVLLCLHAKFGLWVQLGGHCEPVDQTLVGAALREATEESGIAGLRIDPVPIDIDVHEVLCQGGSRHYDVRFAVVAPPGAVEQVSDEAEALGWFPPERLPEPLAGGTAQLVTPALAALRRSPLRPAPSARRPGA; encoded by the coding sequence CTGCACGCCGACGCCGTCGCGCTGCTCGAAGGCTGGCAGCCGACCAGCCCCGCGGCGGCCGACACGCGGGACCAGACCCTCGCGCTGCTCGCCGCCGGGCCGGTCGCGATGACCCGGCAGCACCGCCCCGGCCACGTCACCGCCAGCACGCTGGTGCTGGACCCGACCGGCTCCCGGGTGCTGCTCTGCCTGCACGCCAAGTTCGGCCTCTGGGTGCAGCTCGGCGGGCACTGTGAGCCCGTCGACCAGACCCTGGTCGGGGCCGCGCTGCGCGAGGCCACCGAGGAGTCCGGCATCGCCGGCCTGCGCATCGACCCGGTGCCGATCGACATCGACGTGCACGAGGTGCTCTGCCAGGGCGGGTCACGCCACTACGACGTCCGGTTCGCCGTGGTAGCCCCGCCCGGCGCGGTGGAGCAGGTCAGCGACGAGGCCGAGGCGTTGGGGTGGTTCCCACCGGAGCGGCTGCCGGAACCGCTTGCCGGCGGGACGGCACAACTGGTCACGCCCGCCCTCGCGGCCCTCAGACGTAGCCCTCTTCGCCCCGCTCCTTCAGCTCGTCGACCAGGAGCTTGA
- a CDS encoding winged helix-turn-helix domain-containing protein — translation MLKIHFSGEDILRTRVAPAADPVWELVLSLHVLQGRNRDPLTSTWRRTVTRGLRQDVSSEQLRLLFALNPPRGYFPDFLTPYASVDGFEAGLEAVRSTPIELLQRDLTLVAADNQLPASASALARGDVATLRHLADSMEQYRSLAIGPYWSRIQSAVAADRTRRARALLDGGVEGLLASLRPRLRWDSGVLEVRDYPHSRELHLDGRGLLLVPSFFCAGTPVALLDPALPPVLVYPVDRLGGLATTDGEALAESSAGRESLAALLGRTRAAVLEASDDGCTTGEVARRLNISPAAASQHATVLRNAGLLVSHRDRNTVLHTLTPLGRAVLDA, via the coding sequence ATGCTGAAGATCCACTTTTCCGGCGAGGACATTCTCCGGACCCGGGTGGCGCCGGCGGCCGACCCGGTCTGGGAGCTGGTCCTCAGCCTGCACGTGTTGCAGGGCCGCAACCGCGATCCGCTGACCTCGACCTGGCGGCGCACCGTGACCCGCGGGCTGCGCCAGGACGTGTCCTCCGAGCAGCTCCGACTACTCTTCGCCCTGAACCCGCCGCGCGGCTACTTCCCCGACTTCCTCACCCCGTACGCAAGTGTCGACGGTTTCGAGGCGGGGCTGGAGGCGGTTCGCAGCACGCCGATCGAGCTGCTCCAGCGGGACCTGACCCTGGTGGCGGCCGACAACCAACTGCCGGCCTCGGCCTCCGCGCTGGCCCGAGGTGACGTGGCGACGCTGCGTCACCTCGCCGATTCGATGGAGCAGTACCGGTCGCTGGCGATCGGCCCGTACTGGAGCCGGATCCAGTCGGCGGTGGCGGCGGACCGCACCCGCCGCGCGCGGGCCCTGCTCGACGGCGGCGTCGAGGGGCTGTTGGCGAGCCTCCGCCCACGGTTGCGCTGGGACAGCGGGGTGCTTGAGGTGCGCGACTATCCGCACAGCCGGGAGCTGCACCTGGACGGCCGAGGGCTGCTCCTGGTGCCGTCGTTCTTCTGCGCGGGCACCCCTGTCGCCCTGCTCGATCCGGCGCTGCCGCCGGTGCTGGTCTACCCGGTGGATCGGCTGGGCGGGCTCGCCACGACCGACGGCGAGGCGCTGGCCGAGTCGAGCGCGGGCCGCGAGTCGCTGGCCGCGCTGCTCGGCCGGACCAGGGCGGCGGTGCTGGAGGCCAGCGACGACGGCTGCACGACCGGCGAGGTGGCCCGCCGGCTCAACATCTCACCGGCGGCGGCCAGCCAGCACGCCACAGTGCTGCGCAACGCCGGCCTGCTCGTCAGTCACCGCGACCGCAACACCGTGCTGCACACGCTGACCCCGCTGGGCCGGGCCGTACTGGACGCGTGA
- a CDS encoding coenzyme F420-0:L-glutamate ligase, with translation MRLEILPVLGIGHVTEGDDLAAVIATAAPWLRDGDVLVVTSKIVSKAEGRLVDVPADGPERLAARDEVLADETARVVASRGPTRIVQTHHGFVMASAGIDASNVDKTRLVLLPVDPDASARELRGALRERYDLDVAVIISDTMGRPWRNGLTDVALGVAGMPAIRDHRGEVDPYGNELQLTQMAVVDELAGAGELIKGKCDQVPVAVVRGYLAATRPDDSDGARTLIRDAAQDLFSLGTAEARAAGLADAATLAEAVGPEPADPAAVRRALDAVAGVVTPGTVFTLVDEAEVRAGLVAEVPGWPADASALVLGTAPAPLDPMDLVRFGADLHRLRVALAAEGVRSTLLPPPAGSPASAALAL, from the coding sequence GTGAGGCTGGAGATCCTGCCGGTGCTGGGCATCGGCCACGTGACCGAGGGTGACGACCTGGCGGCGGTGATCGCCACCGCCGCGCCCTGGCTGCGCGACGGCGACGTGCTGGTGGTGACCAGCAAGATCGTGTCCAAGGCGGAGGGGCGGCTTGTCGACGTCCCGGCGGACGGGCCGGAGCGGCTGGCCGCCCGCGACGAGGTGCTGGCCGACGAGACCGCCCGGGTGGTGGCCAGTCGGGGGCCGACCCGGATCGTGCAGACCCACCACGGCTTCGTGATGGCCTCCGCCGGGATCGACGCGTCGAACGTGGACAAGACCCGGCTGGTGCTGTTGCCGGTGGACCCGGACGCGTCGGCCCGGGAGCTGCGCGGCGCGCTGCGGGAACGGTACGACCTGGACGTCGCCGTCATCATCAGCGACACCATGGGCCGGCCCTGGCGCAACGGGCTGACCGACGTCGCGCTCGGGGTGGCCGGCATGCCTGCCATCCGCGACCATCGGGGCGAGGTGGACCCGTACGGCAACGAGCTGCAACTGACCCAGATGGCAGTGGTGGACGAGCTGGCCGGCGCCGGCGAACTGATCAAGGGCAAGTGTGACCAGGTGCCCGTGGCAGTGGTGCGCGGCTACCTCGCGGCCACCCGCCCGGACGACTCCGACGGCGCGCGGACGCTGATCCGCGATGCCGCGCAGGACCTGTTCTCGCTGGGCACCGCCGAGGCCCGGGCGGCCGGGCTGGCCGATGCCGCGACCCTCGCCGAGGCGGTCGGCCCCGAGCCGGCCGACCCGGCCGCTGTGCGACGGGCGCTCGACGCGGTCGCCGGGGTGGTCACCCCCGGCACTGTCTTCACCCTTGTCGACGAGGCGGAGGTACGCGCCGGCCTGGTCGCCGAGGTGCCGGGCTGGCCGGCCGACGCCAGCGCGCTGGTGCTCGGCACTGCGCCGGCGCCGCTCGACCCGATGGACCTGGTCCGCTTCGGCGCCGACCTGCACCGCCTGCGCGTCGCCCTGGCCGCCGAGGGTGTCCGGTCGACGCTGCTGCCCCCGCCTGCCGGAAGCCCGGCCAGCGCCGCCCTCGCCCTGTAA
- the cofD gene encoding 2-phospho-L-lactate transferase, which yields MRIVVLAGGIGGARFLLGVRAYAREVGAEVTAVVNVGDDLWLHGLKICPDLDSVMYTLGGGADPERGWGRVGESWTVKEELAAYGAEPTWFGLGDKDIATHLVRSTMLNGGYPLSAVTEALSTRWQPGVRLLPATDDRLETHAVVEDDQGQRAIHFQEWWVRYRADIPTHRFVFVGAETAKPAPGVREAIGAADLVLIAPSNPVVSIAPVLAVPGMREAVIDGPAPVVGVSPIIGGAPVRGMADRCLAVLGVECSAAGVGRLYGGRAAGGLLDGWLVAEEDADTLVPEVTVRAMPLRMTDEAATAAMVRAAVELT from the coding sequence ATGCGCATCGTGGTTCTGGCCGGCGGCATCGGCGGCGCCCGGTTCCTGCTCGGCGTCCGGGCGTACGCCCGCGAGGTCGGCGCCGAGGTGACCGCCGTCGTCAACGTCGGCGACGACCTGTGGTTGCACGGGTTGAAGATCTGTCCCGACCTGGACAGCGTCATGTACACCCTCGGCGGCGGCGCCGACCCCGAGCGGGGCTGGGGCCGGGTCGGCGAGAGCTGGACGGTCAAGGAGGAGCTGGCCGCGTACGGGGCGGAGCCGACCTGGTTCGGCCTCGGCGACAAGGACATCGCCACCCACCTCGTGCGCAGCACCATGCTCAACGGCGGCTACCCGCTGAGCGCGGTCACCGAGGCGCTGTCGACGCGGTGGCAGCCCGGCGTACGCCTGCTGCCGGCGACGGACGACCGGCTGGAGACGCACGCGGTGGTCGAGGACGACCAGGGCCAACGCGCGATCCACTTCCAGGAGTGGTGGGTGCGGTACCGGGCCGACATCCCCACCCACCGCTTCGTCTTCGTCGGCGCGGAGACGGCGAAGCCGGCGCCCGGGGTGCGGGAGGCGATCGGCGCGGCCGACCTGGTGTTGATCGCGCCGAGCAACCCGGTGGTGAGCATCGCGCCGGTGCTTGCCGTACCGGGGATGCGCGAGGCAGTGATCGACGGCCCGGCGCCGGTGGTGGGTGTCTCGCCGATCATCGGCGGCGCCCCGGTCCGGGGAATGGCCGACCGCTGTCTCGCGGTGCTCGGGGTCGAGTGCAGCGCGGCCGGGGTGGGTCGCCTCTACGGCGGTCGGGCGGCGGGTGGGCTGCTGGACGGCTGGCTGGTGGCCGAGGAGGACGCCGACACGCTGGTGCCGGAGGTGACGGTCCGCGCGATGCCGCTGCGGATGACCGACGAGGCGGCGACGGCGGCGATGGTCCGCGCCGCGGTGGAGTTGACGTGA
- a CDS encoding bifunctional FO biosynthesis protein CofGH gives MVDRTHSGPSEASVRRALGRAATGRALDVDEATALLAARGDALDELLRTAGGVRDAGLRDAGRPGVVTYSKKVFIPLTRLCRDRCHYCTFATVPHRLPAPFLDRDEVLAIARAGAAQGCKEALFTLGDRPEDRWPAARSWLDERGYDSTLDYLRACAVAVLEETGLLPHLNPGVLSWSELQRLKPVAPSMGMMLETTATRLWSEPGGPHYGSPDKEPAVRLRVLDDAGRVGVPFTTGILIGIGETPAERVDALFAIRRAHREYGHLQEVIVQNFRAKPDTAMRGMPDAELHDLAATVAVARLLLGPKARIQAPPNLIAGEYDLLLRAGIDDWGGVSPLTPDHVNPERPWPQIEELARHTELAGFTLRERLTIYPEYVRAGDPWLDPRLLPHVSALADPLTGMAVESAMPQGRPWQEPEEMFGGRTDLHATIDTTGRTDDRRGDFDSVYGDWSEVAGKVTPEATARRAGVPLASAGSGADRDLAAGLRLAADDPAALLDPRHTDAALALFGADGPALDEVCRLADDVRRDTVGDDVTYVVNRNINFSNVCYVGCRFCAFAQRERDADAYRLSVDQVADRAEQAWAAGASEVCLQGGIDPKMPVTGYADIVRAIKARVPEMHVHAFSPMEIVTAAAKAGVPVRDWLVQLREAGLDTIPGTAAEILDDDVRWVLTKGKLPAAAWVDVVSTAHELGIRSSSTMMYGHVDHPGQWLAHFRVLAGVQDRTGGFTEFVALPFVHTNAPIYLAGIARPGPTWRENRVVHAMSRLLLHGRIDNIQCSWVKLGDEGTVAMLQGGCNDLGGTLMEETISRMAGSDNGSARTEEQLRAIATSAGRPARKRSTAYGHAPR, from the coding sequence ATGGTTGATCGCACCCACTCCGGTCCGAGCGAGGCGAGCGTGCGGCGGGCACTGGGTCGGGCCGCGACCGGGCGCGCGCTTGACGTCGACGAGGCGACCGCGCTACTCGCCGCCCGTGGCGACGCGCTCGACGAGCTGCTCCGGACCGCAGGTGGGGTCCGCGACGCCGGGCTGCGGGACGCCGGGCGGCCGGGAGTGGTCACGTACTCGAAGAAGGTCTTCATTCCGCTGACCCGGCTCTGCCGGGACCGCTGCCACTACTGCACGTTCGCCACCGTGCCCCACCGGCTGCCGGCGCCGTTCCTCGACCGGGACGAGGTGCTGGCCATCGCCCGTGCGGGGGCCGCGCAGGGCTGCAAGGAGGCCCTGTTCACGCTCGGTGACCGGCCGGAGGATCGCTGGCCGGCGGCCCGGAGCTGGCTCGACGAGCGCGGCTACGACTCCACACTGGACTATCTGCGGGCCTGCGCGGTGGCCGTGCTGGAGGAGACGGGCCTGCTGCCGCACCTCAACCCGGGCGTGCTGTCCTGGTCGGAGCTGCAACGGCTCAAGCCGGTCGCCCCGAGCATGGGCATGATGCTGGAGACCACAGCGACCCGCCTGTGGTCCGAGCCGGGCGGCCCGCACTACGGCTCGCCGGACAAGGAGCCGGCGGTCCGACTGCGGGTGCTCGACGACGCCGGTCGGGTCGGGGTGCCGTTCACCACAGGCATCCTCATCGGCATCGGGGAGACCCCGGCCGAGCGGGTCGACGCGCTCTTCGCGATCCGCCGCGCCCACCGGGAGTACGGGCACCTCCAGGAGGTGATCGTGCAGAACTTCCGCGCGAAGCCGGACACGGCGATGCGCGGCATGCCCGACGCGGAACTGCACGACCTGGCCGCCACGGTGGCGGTGGCCCGCCTGCTGCTCGGCCCGAAGGCCCGCATCCAGGCCCCGCCGAACCTCATCGCCGGCGAGTACGACCTGCTGCTGCGCGCCGGCATCGACGACTGGGGCGGCGTCTCCCCGCTCACCCCCGACCACGTCAACCCGGAGCGCCCGTGGCCGCAGATCGAGGAGCTTGCCCGGCACACCGAACTGGCCGGGTTCACGCTGCGGGAGCGGCTGACGATCTACCCGGAGTACGTGCGCGCCGGTGACCCGTGGCTCGACCCGCGGCTGTTGCCGCACGTGAGCGCCCTGGCCGATCCGTTGACGGGGATGGCTGTCGAGTCGGCGATGCCGCAGGGACGACCGTGGCAGGAGCCGGAGGAGATGTTCGGCGGGCGTACCGACCTGCACGCCACAATCGACACCACCGGTCGGACCGACGATCGGCGAGGTGACTTCGACAGCGTCTACGGCGACTGGTCCGAGGTGGCCGGCAAGGTCACCCCGGAGGCGACGGCGCGGCGTGCGGGCGTACCCCTGGCGTCGGCCGGGAGCGGCGCGGACCGTGACCTGGCGGCCGGGCTGCGGCTGGCCGCCGACGACCCGGCGGCGCTGCTCGATCCCCGGCACACAGACGCGGCGCTGGCGCTGTTCGGCGCGGACGGGCCGGCGCTCGACGAGGTGTGCCGCCTCGCCGACGACGTGCGCCGCGACACGGTCGGCGACGACGTCACCTACGTGGTCAACCGCAACATCAACTTCAGCAACGTCTGCTACGTGGGTTGCCGGTTCTGCGCGTTCGCGCAGCGTGAGCGGGACGCGGACGCGTACCGGCTCTCGGTCGACCAGGTCGCCGACCGGGCCGAGCAGGCGTGGGCGGCGGGCGCGAGCGAGGTGTGCCTCCAGGGCGGCATCGACCCGAAGATGCCTGTCACCGGGTACGCCGACATCGTGCGCGCGATCAAGGCCCGGGTGCCGGAGATGCACGTGCACGCGTTCTCACCGATGGAGATCGTCACCGCCGCCGCGAAGGCCGGCGTGCCGGTGCGCGACTGGCTTGTGCAACTGCGCGAGGCCGGGTTGGACACCATTCCGGGCACCGCCGCCGAGATCCTCGACGACGACGTGCGGTGGGTGCTCACCAAGGGCAAACTGCCGGCCGCCGCCTGGGTCGACGTGGTCAGCACGGCCCACGAGCTGGGCATCCGGTCCAGCTCCACGATGATGTACGGCCATGTCGACCATCCGGGGCAGTGGCTGGCGCACTTCCGGGTGCTGGCCGGCGTGCAGGACCGCACCGGCGGGTTCACCGAGTTCGTGGCGCTGCCGTTCGTGCACACGAACGCCCCGATCTACCTGGCCGGCATCGCCCGTCCGGGGCCGACGTGGCGGGAGAACCGGGTGGTGCACGCCATGTCCCGGCTGCTGCTGCACGGCCGGATCGACAACATCCAGTGCTCCTGGGTGAAGCTCGGCGACGAGGGCACGGTGGCGATGCTCCAGGGTGGCTGCAACGACCTGGGCGGCACGCTGATGGAGGAGACCATCTCCCGGATGGCTGGCTCGGACAACGGGTCGGCGCGTACCGAGGAGCAGTTGCGGGCCATCGCGACCTCCGCGGGACGTCCGGCGCGCAAGCGTTCCACTGCGTACGGTCACGCTCCGCGCTGA
- a CDS encoding DUF4331 domain-containing protein, whose product MSSHREAPEIAKDPVADSSDLYAFVSPDKPDTVTLIANYVPLQLPSGGPNFFEFGDDVRYEIHIDNDGDGQPDVTYRFEFTTEITNPNSFLYNTGPIDSLDSKNWNRRQFYSLTRVTDGREHRLAHKLPCPPCNVGPLSTPKYADLVRQATYTLSTGERVFAGQRADGFFVDLGAIFDLGTLRPFQQLHVAGKKIFKAEGEPVNATDRMNVHSLAVQVPLKQVRRRASRYGAADAASVLGVWTSASRRQVRVLGDRVAKDTSTGPFTQVSRLGNPLFNEVIVPMSKKDLWNSLPPSEDKRFAQFVERPELAALLPALYPDVFPNLDKLNKSKKARADLVAILLTGVPAGLIDGFTNATGDVQADMLRLNTAIAPTKRPDRFGVLGGDLAGFPNGRRVGDDVVSIALRAIAGVTVPLVDKTFRPDAAAGAVTPGLSAADVTAPFLANFPYLGTPYDGFNNPPASS is encoded by the coding sequence ATGTCTTCCCACCGCGAGGCTCCGGAGATAGCCAAGGATCCGGTCGCCGACAGCTCCGATCTCTACGCGTTCGTCAGCCCCGACAAGCCCGACACGGTCACGTTGATCGCCAACTACGTGCCGTTGCAGCTTCCGTCCGGGGGGCCGAACTTCTTCGAGTTCGGCGACGACGTGCGCTACGAGATCCACATCGACAACGACGGTGACGGCCAGCCCGACGTCACCTACCGGTTCGAGTTCACCACGGAGATCACCAACCCGAACAGCTTCCTCTACAACACCGGGCCCATCGACTCGCTCGACAGCAAGAACTGGAACCGCAGGCAGTTCTACAGCCTGACCCGGGTCACCGACGGCCGGGAGCACCGGCTCGCGCACAAGCTGCCCTGCCCGCCGTGCAACGTCGGCCCGCTGTCCACCCCGAAGTACGCCGACCTCGTCCGGCAGGCCACCTACACCCTGTCGACGGGGGAGCGGGTCTTCGCCGGGCAGCGTGCGGACGGCTTCTTCGTCGACCTCGGGGCGATCTTCGACCTCGGCACGTTGCGGCCGTTCCAGCAACTGCACGTGGCCGGCAAGAAGATCTTCAAGGCCGAGGGGGAGCCGGTCAACGCCACCGACCGGATGAACGTGCACAGCCTCGCCGTGCAGGTGCCGCTGAAGCAGGTGCGCCGTCGCGCCAGCCGGTACGGCGCTGCCGACGCGGCGTCGGTGCTGGGGGTGTGGACGTCGGCGTCGCGCCGGCAGGTCCGGGTGCTCGGCGACCGGGTCGCGAAGGACACCTCCACCGGCCCGTTCACCCAGGTCTCCCGGCTGGGCAATCCGCTGTTCAACGAGGTCATCGTGCCGATGTCCAAGAAGGACCTGTGGAACTCGCTGCCGCCGTCGGAGGACAAGCGGTTCGCGCAGTTCGTCGAGCGGCCCGAGTTGGCGGCGCTGCTACCGGCGCTCTACCCGGACGTCTTTCCCAACCTGGACAAGCTCAACAAGTCGAAGAAGGCCCGCGCCGACCTGGTGGCGATCCTGCTCACCGGGGTACCGGCCGGGCTGATCGACGGCTTCACCAACGCCACGGGCGACGTGCAGGCCGACATGCTGCGGCTGAACACGGCCATCGCGCCCACCAAACGGCCGGACCGGTTCGGGGTGCTCGGCGGCGACCTGGCCGGCTTCCCCAACGGGCGGCGGGTCGGCGACGACGTGGTGAGCATCGCGCTGCGGGCGATCGCCGGGGTGACCGTCCCGCTTGTGGACAAGACGTTCCGTCCGGACGCGGCGGCCGGCGCGGTCACGCCGGGGTTGAGCGCCGCCGACGTGACCGCCCCGTTCCTCGCGAACTTCCCCTACCTCGGTACGCCGTACGACGGGTTCAACAACCCGCCGGCGTCGTCCTGA
- a CDS encoding phospholipase — MHEHTYGPSETGSVVLELGGDTGALIVYTGGDLHGREIEISRGDDRRVHSAVRERRVRDGSFHSAVYPDLAAGLYTVWWDENTSAGTVSVHGGGIAEFAWPSSGFGSAG, encoded by the coding sequence ATGCACGAGCACACGTACGGGCCGTCGGAGACGGGGAGCGTCGTCCTCGAACTGGGTGGTGACACCGGCGCCCTGATCGTCTATACCGGCGGGGATCTGCACGGCCGGGAGATCGAGATCAGCCGCGGCGATGATCGGCGGGTCCACTCGGCGGTACGGGAGCGGCGGGTGCGGGACGGGTCGTTCCACAGTGCGGTCTATCCCGATCTGGCCGCCGGGCTTTATACCGTCTGGTGGGACGAGAACACGTCTGCCGGCACGGTTTCTGTCCATGGTGGAGGGATAGCCGAGTTCGCGTGGCCCAGCAGCGGTTTCGGGTCCGCCGGCTGA
- a CDS encoding WhiB family transcriptional regulator produces MDGQLEVADLLGNAPEWQERALCSQTDPEAFFPEKGGSTREAKRICSRCEVKTECLEYALGHDERFGIWGGLSERERRKLKRRAA; encoded by the coding sequence ATGGACGGCCAGCTTGAGGTGGCCGACCTGCTCGGAAACGCGCCGGAGTGGCAGGAGCGGGCCTTGTGCTCGCAGACCGACCCCGAGGCGTTCTTTCCCGAGAAGGGCGGCTCGACCCGCGAGGCGAAGCGAATCTGCTCGCGTTGCGAGGTCAAGACCGAATGCCTCGAATACGCTCTCGGCCACGACGAGCGGTTCGGCATCTGGGGTGGGCTCTCCGAGCGGGAGCGGCGCAAGTTGAAGCGGCGGGCCGCCTGA
- a CDS encoding metallopeptidase family protein, producing the protein MTSPEHRRPGPGRRAHRDRHGRGLRGRLVPATVPLARTKAEVFDDLVLDTVETLERRFAKELAGVEFAVEDVPPDLNVYDSDVLEDGEVPLARLLPGRPGRQEVPPRIVLYRRPLEFRAMDREDLADLVHDVIIEQVANLLGVDPDELA; encoded by the coding sequence ATGACGAGCCCGGAACACCGCCGCCCCGGCCCGGGCCGGCGTGCGCACCGCGACAGGCACGGGCGTGGCCTGCGCGGGCGTCTGGTGCCGGCTACCGTGCCGCTGGCGCGGACGAAGGCCGAGGTCTTCGACGACCTCGTGCTGGACACCGTCGAGACGCTGGAGCGACGGTTCGCCAAGGAGTTGGCAGGTGTCGAGTTCGCCGTCGAGGACGTCCCACCGGATTTGAACGTCTACGACTCCGACGTGCTGGAGGACGGCGAGGTGCCGCTGGCCCGGCTGCTGCCCGGCCGCCCCGGCCGCCAGGAGGTGCCGCCGCGCATCGTGTTGTACCGGCGACCGCTGGAGTTCCGCGCCATGGACCGCGAAGATCTCGCCGACCTCGTCCACGACGTGATCATCGAACAGGTGGCGAACCTGCTCGGGGTCGACCCCGACGAGTTGGCGTGA
- a CDS encoding DUF3499 domain-containing protein yields MRSPRRCSRNGCPRQAVATLTYVYNESTAVVGPLAAFAEPHTYDLCEQHARSLTAPRGWDVVRHEGEFEPPPPTTDDLVALAEAVREAARPAPRPPEPDQGHHDNPHQTGRRGHLRVIPPNH; encoded by the coding sequence GTGAGGTCACCACGGCGCTGCTCCCGTAACGGCTGCCCCCGGCAAGCGGTCGCCACATTGACCTATGTCTACAACGAGTCGACAGCCGTGGTGGGCCCGCTGGCGGCGTTCGCCGAGCCACACACGTACGATCTCTGTGAGCAGCACGCCCGCAGCCTCACCGCGCCGCGCGGCTGGGACGTGGTGCGGCACGAGGGCGAGTTCGAGCCGCCCCCGCCCACCACCGACGACCTGGTGGCGCTGGCCGAGGCGGTCCGCGAGGCCGCCCGCCCGGCCCCCCGCCCGCCGGAGCCCGACCAGGGCCACCACGACAACCCGCACCAGACCGGTCGCCGAGGCCACCTCCGGGTGATCCCCCCGAACCACTGA